The Medicago truncatula cultivar Jemalong A17 chromosome 4, MtrunA17r5.0-ANR, whole genome shotgun sequence genome includes a region encoding these proteins:
- the LOC25492160 gene encoding cellulose synthase-like protein H1 isoform X1 has product MANPNSLPLYEKYWYKHNYKRVLDSLILILLLLLLGYRVMYVNNYSIPWFIALICETWFTLSWIFTISTQWSPAFIKTNPDRLLQSSVQELPAVDLFVTTADDELEPAIITINTVLSLLALDYPSHKLACYVSDDGCSPLIFYALHKASKFAKHWVPFCKKYNVQIRAPFRYFCDDNDCTTNDEEFRQEWLQMKDLYENLSHKIDVDPKSIPSLLEEEFAVFSNTNRTNHPAIIKVIWENKEMAEDGLPHLIYISREKRPKQPHHFKAGAMNVLTRVSGLITNAPFMLNVDCDMFVNNPNIVMHALCILLDSKGEKEVAFAQCPQQFYATLKDDPFGNQMAILYKYLGAGLAGLQGIFYGGTNCFHRRKVIYGLSPDDVEKGNNLSEVELKQKFGTSKELMKSVGHALEDRTYSASDISVNKAVEEAIHVASYGYEYGTGWGKQVGWMYGTMTEDILTGLTIHKKGWRSELCTPDPIAFTGCAPIDGPTCMAQHKRWATGMLEIFFSKHCPVFGAIFDKLSFRQFLAYMWIMNWGFSPVAQVCYACLVAYCIITNSYFLPKDWGMYIPTAIFGIYKVYTLYEYLASGLSIKAWWNNQRMSRITPMNAGFCGFITVLLKLLGISNTVFDITKKELPPSRDDRHDKNAGRYTFNESLVFLPGTTILLLQLTAIFIKLFGFQPQGLSRNYECGLAEMLISVYLIICYWPFLRGLFETGKFGIPLSTICKGATLTCIFVCLSRRTISG; this is encoded by the exons ATGGCCAACCCAAACTCTCTTCCACTCTATGAAAAATATTGGTACAAACACAATTACAAAAGGGTATTAGATAGCTTGATTTTAATCCTccttttgttgttgcttggTTACCGTGTTATGTATGTGAACAACTACTCTATTCCTTggtttattgctttgatttgtGAAACATGGTTCACCTTATCTTGGATTTTCACCATCTCCACTCAATGGAGTCCAGCCTTTATTAAAACCAACCCTGACCGTCTCCTCCAAAG CAGTGTGCAAGAACTTCCAGCAGTGGATTTATTTGTGACAACAGCAGACGATGAGTTAGAACCAGCAATCATCACAATAAACACTGTTTTATCACTATTAGCACTTGATTACCCATCTCACAAGCTAGCTTGTTACGTTTCTGATGATGGTTGTTCTCCTCTAATCTTCTATGCTCTTCACAAAgcttcaaaatttgcaaaacaTTGGGTACCATTTTGTAAAAAGTACAATGTACAAATTAGGGCTCCTTTTAGATATTTTTGTGATGACAACGATTGCACGACCAATGATGAAGAATTCAGACAAGAATGGTTACAGATGAAG GATTTGTATGAAAATCTTAGCCATAAAATAGATGTGGACCCAAAATCTATTCCAAGCTTACTTGAAGAAGAGTTTGCAGTTTTCTCAAATACTAACCGGACAAATCATCCAGCCATAATCAAG GTTATATGGGAGAACAAGGAAATGGCTGAAGATGGATTGCCACATTTGATCTACATATCTAGAGAGAAGAGGCCAAAGCAACCACATCATTTCAAAGCCGGTGCCATGAATGTGTTG ACAAGAGTCTCTGGGTTGATTACCAATGCACCCTTCATGTTGAACGTGGATTGTGACATGTTTGTAAACAATCCAAATATTGTTATGCATGCCTTGTGCATTTTGCTTGACTCCAAAGGGGAAAAAGAAGTAGCTTTTGCTCAATGTCCCCAGCAATTCTATGCTACACTCAAAGACGATCCTTTTGGAAATCAAATGGCAATTTTGTATAAG TACCTTGGAGCAGGATTAGCAGGACTGCAAGGAATTTTCTATGGAGGAACGAACTGCTTTCATAGAAGAAAAGTTATTTATGGCCTCTCTCCGGACGATGTAGAAAAGG GAAACAACTTATCTGAAGTGgagttaaaacaaaaatttggaaCTTCAAAGGAACTTATGAAATCAGTTGGTCATGCTTTGGAAGATAGGACCTATTCAGCTAGCGATATTAGTGTTAACAAAGCTGTTGAGGAAGCTATTCATGTTGCTTCTTATGGATATGAATACGGCACGGGTTGGGGTAAACAG GTGGGTTGGATGTATGGAACAATGACTGAAGATATACTAACTGGGCTGACGATACACAAAAAAGGTTGGAGATCGGAATTATGTACACCGGATCCAATAGCCTTCACAGGTTGTGCTCCAATTGATGGCCCCACCTGTATGGCTCAACATAAGAGATGGGCCACCGGAATGCTCGAGATCTTCTTTAGCAAACATTGTCCTGTTTTTGGTGCCATTTTTGATAAACTTTCTTTTAGGCAATTCTTAGCTTATATGTGGATCATGAACTGGGGATTCAGTCCAGTTGCTCAAGTATGCTATGCTTGTCTCGTTGCATATTGCATCATTACCAACTCTTATTTCCTGCCAAAG GATTGGGGAATGTATATTCCTACTGCAATATTTGGGATTTACAAAGTATATACTCTATACGAATACTTGGCCTCAGGACTGTCAATTAAAGCATGGTGGAACAATCAAAGGATGTCGAGAATAACACCTATGAATGCTGGATTCTGTGGATTTATTACCGTCCTACTCAAATTGTTAGGAATATCTAACACTGTTTTTGACATAACAAAGAAAGAACTTCCTCCCTCTAGGGATGATCGACATGATAAGAATGCCGGTAGATACACTTTCAACGAGTCGTTAGTTTTCTTGCCAGGAACTACCATCTTGTTGTTGCAATTGACAGCAATATTTATCAAGTTGTTTGGATTTCAGCCACAAGGACTAAGTCGGAATTATGAGTGTGGACTGGCTGAAATGTTGATTAGTGTGTATTTGATCATATGTTACTGGCCATTTTTGAGAGGACTATTTGAAACGGGTAAATTTGGAATTCCTTTGTCTACAATATGCAAAGGAGCAACTTTGACATGTATTTTTGTATGTCTAAGTAGAAGGACAATTTCTGGTTGA
- the LOC25492159 gene encoding protein HAIKU1, translated as MENSKKHNDNLGLNKIGKNIRNGYFQQTISFGNDIISSSRHLYPDSDFYVVPQEEFKSFVQNITGKQSNQPKSQAKVTRLQKNRPPPLSIVRPPIPVQDSVPAPPPMGAYNSMSGHPVQPITGPPFVYNSENNLVESPISAFMRKFQDSMMKYDNSRGSQFQPFPHQPQVVNNLDVQYQPIIPYQEHHYPMNGSNQLVNGFHASQTNDNNQVVNGFPSTQENVSNPSMSPIATNSNFLVNNSNQLVNGFLSSQTNGPRSPTSEFLLSSPNSNMNFLSPSPSSPEYPFYLQNGILIPDPPSPLSSGIFPSFTSPKRSGFQ; from the coding sequence atggaaaattcaaaAAAGCATAATGATAATTTGGGTTTAAACAAAATAGGGAAAAACATAAGAAATGGTTATTTTCAACAAACAATTAGTTTTGGCAATGATATCATAAGTAGCAGTAGACATCTTTATCCTGACTCTGATTTTTATGTAGTTCCCCAAGAAGAATTCAAGAGTTTTGTTCAGAATATTACTGGAAAACAAtccaatcaaccaaaatctCAAGCTAAAGTTACAAGGTTACAGAAGAATCGACCTCCACCATTGTCCATTGTGAGGCCCCCAATCCCAGTTCAGGATTCGGTGCCTGCACCTCCTCCAATGGGTGCATACAATTCAATGTCGGGACATCCTGTACAACCAATTACTGGTCCTCCTTTTGTTTACAATTCAGAAAATAATCTTGTCGAATCTCCAATTTCTGCTTTCATGAGAAAATTTCAAGATTCAATGATGAAATATGACAATTCAAGAGGTAGCCAGTTTCAACCTTTCCCTCATCAACCACAAGTAGTCAACAATTTAGATGTCCAATATCAACCAATAATCCCATACCAGGAACATCATTATCCTATGAATGGTAGTAACCAACTTGTGAATGGTTTCCATGCCtcacaaacaaatgacaataaCCAAGTTGTGAATGGTTTCCCTTCAACACAAGAAAACGTGTCTAATCCTTCAATGTCTCCGATTGCTACCAATTCGAATTTCCTTGTGAACAACAGTAACCAACTTGTGAATGGGTTCCTTTCCTCACAAACAAATGGCCCTAGATCACCAACTTCTGAATTTTTATTGTCTTCACCGAATAGTAACATGAATTTTCTATCTCCTTCGCCATCATCTCCCGAATACCCTTTTTATCTACAAAATGGGATTTTAATCCCGGATCCTCCGTCTCCACTTTCTTCAGGTATATTTCCTTCTTTTACAAGTCCTAAGAGGTCAGGTTTTCAATAG
- the LOC25492160 gene encoding cellulose synthase-like protein H1 isoform X2, with product MANPNSLPLYEKYWYKHNYKRVLDSLILILLLLLLGYRVMYVNNYSIPWFIALICETWFTLSWIFTISTQWSPAFIKTNPDRLLQSVQELPAVDLFVTTADDELEPAIITINTVLSLLALDYPSHKLACYVSDDGCSPLIFYALHKASKFAKHWVPFCKKYNVQIRAPFRYFCDDNDCTTNDEEFRQEWLQMKDLYENLSHKIDVDPKSIPSLLEEEFAVFSNTNRTNHPAIIKVIWENKEMAEDGLPHLIYISREKRPKQPHHFKAGAMNVLTRVSGLITNAPFMLNVDCDMFVNNPNIVMHALCILLDSKGEKEVAFAQCPQQFYATLKDDPFGNQMAILYKYLGAGLAGLQGIFYGGTNCFHRRKVIYGLSPDDVEKGNNLSEVELKQKFGTSKELMKSVGHALEDRTYSASDISVNKAVEEAIHVASYGYEYGTGWGKQVGWMYGTMTEDILTGLTIHKKGWRSELCTPDPIAFTGCAPIDGPTCMAQHKRWATGMLEIFFSKHCPVFGAIFDKLSFRQFLAYMWIMNWGFSPVAQVCYACLVAYCIITNSYFLPKDWGMYIPTAIFGIYKVYTLYEYLASGLSIKAWWNNQRMSRITPMNAGFCGFITVLLKLLGISNTVFDITKKELPPSRDDRHDKNAGRYTFNESLVFLPGTTILLLQLTAIFIKLFGFQPQGLSRNYECGLAEMLISVYLIICYWPFLRGLFETGKFGIPLSTICKGATLTCIFVCLSRRTISG from the exons ATGGCCAACCCAAACTCTCTTCCACTCTATGAAAAATATTGGTACAAACACAATTACAAAAGGGTATTAGATAGCTTGATTTTAATCCTccttttgttgttgcttggTTACCGTGTTATGTATGTGAACAACTACTCTATTCCTTggtttattgctttgatttgtGAAACATGGTTCACCTTATCTTGGATTTTCACCATCTCCACTCAATGGAGTCCAGCCTTTATTAAAACCAACCCTGACCGTCTCCTCCAAAG TGTGCAAGAACTTCCAGCAGTGGATTTATTTGTGACAACAGCAGACGATGAGTTAGAACCAGCAATCATCACAATAAACACTGTTTTATCACTATTAGCACTTGATTACCCATCTCACAAGCTAGCTTGTTACGTTTCTGATGATGGTTGTTCTCCTCTAATCTTCTATGCTCTTCACAAAgcttcaaaatttgcaaaacaTTGGGTACCATTTTGTAAAAAGTACAATGTACAAATTAGGGCTCCTTTTAGATATTTTTGTGATGACAACGATTGCACGACCAATGATGAAGAATTCAGACAAGAATGGTTACAGATGAAG GATTTGTATGAAAATCTTAGCCATAAAATAGATGTGGACCCAAAATCTATTCCAAGCTTACTTGAAGAAGAGTTTGCAGTTTTCTCAAATACTAACCGGACAAATCATCCAGCCATAATCAAG GTTATATGGGAGAACAAGGAAATGGCTGAAGATGGATTGCCACATTTGATCTACATATCTAGAGAGAAGAGGCCAAAGCAACCACATCATTTCAAAGCCGGTGCCATGAATGTGTTG ACAAGAGTCTCTGGGTTGATTACCAATGCACCCTTCATGTTGAACGTGGATTGTGACATGTTTGTAAACAATCCAAATATTGTTATGCATGCCTTGTGCATTTTGCTTGACTCCAAAGGGGAAAAAGAAGTAGCTTTTGCTCAATGTCCCCAGCAATTCTATGCTACACTCAAAGACGATCCTTTTGGAAATCAAATGGCAATTTTGTATAAG TACCTTGGAGCAGGATTAGCAGGACTGCAAGGAATTTTCTATGGAGGAACGAACTGCTTTCATAGAAGAAAAGTTATTTATGGCCTCTCTCCGGACGATGTAGAAAAGG GAAACAACTTATCTGAAGTGgagttaaaacaaaaatttggaaCTTCAAAGGAACTTATGAAATCAGTTGGTCATGCTTTGGAAGATAGGACCTATTCAGCTAGCGATATTAGTGTTAACAAAGCTGTTGAGGAAGCTATTCATGTTGCTTCTTATGGATATGAATACGGCACGGGTTGGGGTAAACAG GTGGGTTGGATGTATGGAACAATGACTGAAGATATACTAACTGGGCTGACGATACACAAAAAAGGTTGGAGATCGGAATTATGTACACCGGATCCAATAGCCTTCACAGGTTGTGCTCCAATTGATGGCCCCACCTGTATGGCTCAACATAAGAGATGGGCCACCGGAATGCTCGAGATCTTCTTTAGCAAACATTGTCCTGTTTTTGGTGCCATTTTTGATAAACTTTCTTTTAGGCAATTCTTAGCTTATATGTGGATCATGAACTGGGGATTCAGTCCAGTTGCTCAAGTATGCTATGCTTGTCTCGTTGCATATTGCATCATTACCAACTCTTATTTCCTGCCAAAG GATTGGGGAATGTATATTCCTACTGCAATATTTGGGATTTACAAAGTATATACTCTATACGAATACTTGGCCTCAGGACTGTCAATTAAAGCATGGTGGAACAATCAAAGGATGTCGAGAATAACACCTATGAATGCTGGATTCTGTGGATTTATTACCGTCCTACTCAAATTGTTAGGAATATCTAACACTGTTTTTGACATAACAAAGAAAGAACTTCCTCCCTCTAGGGATGATCGACATGATAAGAATGCCGGTAGATACACTTTCAACGAGTCGTTAGTTTTCTTGCCAGGAACTACCATCTTGTTGTTGCAATTGACAGCAATATTTATCAAGTTGTTTGGATTTCAGCCACAAGGACTAAGTCGGAATTATGAGTGTGGACTGGCTGAAATGTTGATTAGTGTGTATTTGATCATATGTTACTGGCCATTTTTGAGAGGACTATTTGAAACGGGTAAATTTGGAATTCCTTTGTCTACAATATGCAAAGGAGCAACTTTGACATGTATTTTTGTATGTCTAAGTAGAAGGACAATTTCTGGTTGA